The proteins below are encoded in one region of Pseudophryne corroboree isolate aPseCor3 chromosome 8, aPseCor3.hap2, whole genome shotgun sequence:
- the LOC134949917 gene encoding olfactory receptor 8K3-like, which yields MNVTTIDYFIIKGISDIPALQCLAFILVLLIYLITLTGNMTIFILVCLDHHLHVPMYFFLANLSILDMSSSIITLHNVLVNFISGDNTISVFACLTQMYIFASLTCNELFLLTVMSYDRYVAICNPLYYHVIMNHRNCTFLAIFCWLLGFIQVFPVLVSFSFFNCYRTREINHFFCDPVLLENLLCNYSYFVWLFIHLGGVFDATFPPFFTFLPYIFIIVTIQRMRSNTSRRKTFYTCFSHLTVVIFLYVTLICQYLRPTSVTNMDTNKLFSLFNTAAVPMLNPLIYSLKNKEMKTALKRKINDLSKLFGEL from the coding sequence ATGAATGTGACTACTATAGACTATTTCATTATTAAAGGCATTTCAGATATTCCAGCATTGCAGTGTCTAGCCTTCATTCTGGTTCTGCTGATTTATCTCATCACTCTTACTGGTAACATGACCATTTTTATATTGGTGTGTCTGGATCATCATCTTCACGTTCCCATGTACTTCTTCTTGGCCAACCTGTCCATCTTGGACATGTCTTCATCCATTATTACTTTACACAATGTTCTCGTTAACTTTATATCAGGGGATAACACAATTTCTGTCTTTGCATGCCTGACACAAATGTATATATTTGCATCTCTAACATGTAATGAGCTTTTCCTTCTAACAGTCATGAGTTATGATCGTTATGTCGCCATATGTAATCCCTTATATTACCATGTCATTATGAACCATAGAAATTGCACTTTCTTAGccattttctgttggctattggggTTTATTCAAGTTTTTCCTGTTCTTGTGTCATTTTCATTCTTTAATTGCTATAGGACCAGAGAAATTAATCACTTTTTTTGTGACCCTGTTCTTCTAGAAAACCTTCTCTGTAATTATTCCTATTTTGTGTGGCTTTTCATTCATTTAGGGGGAGTTTTTGATGCAACCTTCCCTCCTTTTTTCACCTTCCTTCCTTATATATTTATCATTGTCACAATCCAGAGAATGAGATCCAACACTAGCAGACGGAAAACCTTCTACACATGTTTCTCACACCTCACAGTTGTCATATTCCTCTATGTGACGCTGATTTGCCAATATCTACGTCCAACATCAGTTACTAACATGGACACCAATAAACTTTTCTCTCTGTTTAATACAGCTGCTGTCCCCATGCTAAACCCATTGATTTACAGCCTAAAAAATAAAGAGATGAAGACCGCCCTGAAGCGCAAAATAAATGACCTGTCAAAACTTTTTGGTGAGCTCTAG